Proteins from a single region of Hordeum vulgare subsp. vulgare unplaced genomic scaffold, MorexV3_pseudomolecules_assembly, whole genome shotgun sequence:
- the LOC123418296 gene encoding NAD(P)H-quinone oxidoreductase subunit 1, chloroplastic-like: protein MSLPLTKKDLMIVNMGPQHPSMHGVLRLIVTLDGEDVIDCEPILGYLHRGMEKIAENRTIIQYLPYVTRSNSSSTVDIVEAQSKYGFFGWNIWRQPIGFLVFLISSLAECERLPFDLPEAEEELVAGYQTEYSGIKYGLFYLVSYLNLLVSSLFVTVLYLGGWNFSIPYISFFDFFQMNKAVGILEMTMGIFITLTKAYLFLFISITIRWTLPRMRMDQLLNLGWKFLLPISLGNLLLTTSSQLVSL, encoded by the exons ATGAGTCTACCGCTTACAAAAAAAGATCTCATGATAGTCAATATGGGCCCTCAACACCCATCAATGCATGGTGTTCTTCGACTGATCGTTACTCTTGATGGTGAGGATGTTATTGATTGTGAACCCATATTAGGGTATTTACACAGAGGAATGGAAAAAATCGCGGAAAACCGAACGATTATACAATACTTACCTTATGTAACAAG ATCTAACAGTTCAAGTACAGTTGATATAGTTGAAGCACAGTCAAAATATGGTTTTTTTGGATGGAATATTTGGCGTCAGCCTATAGGCTTTCTGGTTTTTTTAATTTCTTCTTTGGCAGAATGTGAAAGATTACCCTTTGATTTACCAGAAGCAGAGGAAGAATTAGTAGCAGGTTACCAAACTGAATATTCCGGTATCAAATATGGTTTATTTTATCTTGTTTCTTACCTAAATTTATTAGTTTCTTCTTTATTTGTAACAGTTCTCTACTTGGGCGGGTGGAATTTCTCTATTCCCTATATATCCTTTTTTGATTTTTTCCAAATGAATAAAGCAGTTGGAATTTTGGAAATGACAATGGGTATATTTATTACATTAACTAAAGCTTATTTATTTCTCTTCATTTCTATCACAATAAGATGGACTTTACCAAGGATGAGAATGGATCAGTTATTAAATCTTGGATGGAAATTTCTTTTACCTATTTCCCTGGGCAATCTATTATTAACAACCTCTTCTCAACTTGTTTCACTATAA
- the LOC123418295 gene encoding NAD(P)H-quinone oxidoreductase subunit 1, chloroplastic — MIIDRVEVETINSFSKSELLKEVYGLISILPILTLLLGITIEVLVIVWLEREISASIQQRIGPEYAGPLGLLQAIADGTKLLFKEDILPSRGDISLFSIGPSIAVISVLLSFLVIPLGYHFVLADLSIGVFLWIAISSIAPIGLLMAGYSSNNKYSFSGGLRAAAQSISYEIPLTFCVLAISLRVIR, encoded by the coding sequence ATGATAATAGATAGGGTAGAGGTAGAAACTATCAATTCTTTTTCGAAATCGGAATTATTAAAAGAAGTCTATGGACTGATATCGATTCTACCCATTTTGACCCTCCTTTTAGGAATTACAATAGAGGTACTCGTAATTGTGTGGTTAGAAAGAGAAATATCTGCGTCGATACAACAACGTATTGGTCCTGAATATGCTGGCCCCCTGGGCCTGCTTCAAGCTATAGCAGATGGGACTAAACTACTTTTTAAAGAAGATATTCTGCCATCGCGAGGAGATATTTCTTTATTTAGCATTGGACCTTCTATAGCAGTCATATCAGTTTTATTAAGTTTTTTAGTTATCCCTTTGGGATATCATTTTGTTTTAGCCGATCTTAGTATTGGTGTTTTTTTATGGATTGCCATTTCAAGTATAGCTCCTATTGGTCTTCTTATGGCAGGATATAGCTCAAATAATAAATATTCTTTTTCAGGCGGTCTACGAGCTGCTGCTCAATCCATTAGTTATGAAATACCATTAACTTTTTGTGTGCTAGCAATATCTCTACGTGTGATTCGTTAA
- the LOC123418301 gene encoding NAD(P)H-quinone oxidoreductase subunit 2 B, chloroplastic-like: MIWHVQNENFILDSTRIFMKAFHLLLFNGSFIFPECILIFGLILLLMIDSTSDQKDRPWFYFISSTSLVISITALLFRWREEPIISFSGNFQTNNFNEIFQFLILLCSTLCIPLSVEYIECTEMAITEFLLFVLTATLGGMFLCGANDLITIFVAPECFSLCSYLLSGYTKRDLRSNEATMKYLLMGGASSSILVHGFSWLYGSSGGEIELQEIVNGLINTQMYNSPGISIALISITVGLGFKLSPAPFHQWTPDVYEGVWFVRQIPTSISISEVFGFCKTP; the protein is encoded by the coding sequence ATGATCTGGCATGTACAGAATGAAAACTTCATTCTCGATTCTACGAGAATTTTTATGAAAGCGTTTCATTTGCTTCTCTTCAATGGAAGTTTCATTTTCCCAGAATGTATCCTAATTTTTGGCCTAATTCTTCTTCTGATGATCGATTCAACCTCTGATCAAAAAGATAGACCTTGGTTCTATTTCATCTCTTCAACAAGTTTAGTAATAAGCATAACGGCCCTATTGTTCCGATGGAGAGAAGAACCTATAATTAGCTTTTCGGGAAATTTCCAAACGAACAATTTCAACGAAATCTTTCAATTTCTCATTTTATTATGTTCAACTTTATGTATTCCTCTATCCgtagagtacattgaatgtacagaAATGGCTATAACAGAGTTTCTGTTATTCGTATTAACAGCTACTCTAGGGGGAATGTTTTTATGTGGTGCTAACGATTTAATAACTATCTTTGTAGCTCCAGAATGTTTCAGTTTATGTTCCTACCTATTGTCTGGATATACCAAGAGAGATCTACGGTCTAATGAGGCTACTATGAAATATTTACTCATGGGTGGGGCAAGCTCTTCTATTCTGGTTCATGGTTTCTCTTGGCTATATGGTTCATCTGGGGGGGAGATCGAGCTTCAAGAAATTGTGAACGGTCTTATCAATACACAAATGTATAACTCCCCAGGAATTTCAATTGCGCTTATATCCATCACTGTAGGACTTGGGTTCAAGCTTTCCCCAGCCCCTTTTCATCAATGGACTCCTGACGTCTACGAAGGAGTGTGGTTCGTTCGACAAATTCCTACCTCTATATCTATCTCTGAGGTGTTTGGGTTTTGCAAAACTCCATAG